A window from Drosophila subobscura isolate 14011-0131.10 chromosome O, UCBerk_Dsub_1.0, whole genome shotgun sequence encodes these proteins:
- the LOC117898582 gene encoding probable cytochrome P450 9f2, which produces MLLEFLALFGIAFALFYRWATANNDFFKERGVSFAKPKLYFGNMAQMFLKQKAMFDIVCDLYNKGGSNKVFGIFEQRQPLLMIRDPELLRQITIKDFDHFINHRNIFGTGTDDDPHDMSNLFGSSLFSMRDARWKDMRSTLSPAFTGSKMRQMFQLMNQVAKEAVDCLKPAQTAAGEGTDLDMKDYCTRFTNDVIASTAFGLQVNSFKERDNTFYSMGKKLTTFSFLQNLKFMIFFTLKSLNKYLKIDLFDKKSTEYFCRLVLDAMKYRQEHNIIRPDMINMLMEARGLFQTDKTKTTVVREWSDRDIVAQCFVFFFAGFETSAVLMCFTAQELMENEDVQQKLYEEVQQVDIDLDGKELTYEAIMGMKYLDQVVSEVLRKWPAAIAIDRECNKDITYDLDGQTLEIKKGDYIWLPTCGFHRDPKYFENPSKFDPERFSDENKANIQPFTYYPFGLGQRNCIGSRFALLEAKAVIYYLLKEYRFAPAKKSCIPLQLASNGFQLTPKGGFWVKFVPRN; this is translated from the exons ATGTTATTAGAATTTCTGGCACTGTTTGGCATTGCCTTTGCGCTGTTCTATCGCTGGGCAACGGCAAACAATGACTTCTTCAAGGAGCGCGGTGTTAGCTTTGCCAAGCCAAAGCtctattttggcaacatggCACAAATGTTTCTAAAACAAAAGGCCATGTTTGATATCGTGTGTGATTTGTACAACaaaggcggcagcaacaa AGTTTTTGGCATCTTcgagcagcgccagccacTGCTGATGATCCGCGATCCGGAACTTTTGCGGCAAATAACCATCAAGGACTTTGATCACTTTATTAACCATCGCAATATCTTTGGCACCGGCACCGACGATGATCCACATGATATGAGCAATCTCTTTGGCAGCTCGCTCTTCTCCATGCGCGATGCACGCTGGAAGGACATGCGCAGCACTCTCAGTCCCGCCTTTACGGGCAGCAAAATGCGACAAATGTTTCAGCTTATGAATCAGGTGGCCAAGGAGGCGGTGGATTGCCTGAAGCCCGCGCAGACGGCAGCCGGAGAAGGCACGGATCTGGACATGAAGGATTACTGCACACGCTTCACCAACGATGTGATTGCCTCCACGGCCTTTGGCCTGCAGGTGAACTCGTTCAAGGAGCGCGACAACACCTTCTACTCGATGGGCAAGAAGTTGACTACATTCAGCTTTCTGCAGAACCTCAAGTTCATGATATTCTTTACACTCAAGTCGTTGAATAAG TACCTCAAAATTGATCTCTTTGACAAGAAGAGCACAGAATATTTTTGCCGTTTGGTTCTGGATGCCATGAAGTATCGACAGGAGCACAACATTATCCGCCCCGACATGATCAACATGCTGATGGAGGCGCGCGGTCTGTTCCAGACGGACAAGACCAAGACGACGGTGGTGCGCGAGTGGAGCGATCGCGACATTGTGGCTCAGTGCTTTGTCTTCTTCTTTGCCGGCTTTGAGACCTCCGCGGTGCTTATGTGCTTCACGGCCCAGGAGCTGATGGAGAACGAGGATGTGCAGCAAAAGCTGTACGAGGAGGTGCAGCAGGTGGACATCGATTTGGATGGCAAGGAACTAACATACGAGGCCATCATGGGCATGAAGTACTTGGATCAAGTTGTCTCCGAGGTGCTGCGCAAGTGGCCcgcagccatagccatagatCGTGAGTGCAACAAGGACATAACCTACGACCTGGATGGCCAGACCTTGGAGATCAAAAAGGGTGACTACATCTGGCTGCCCACCTGCGGCTTCCATCGGGATCCCAAATACTTTGAGAATCCCAGCAAATTCGATCCCGAGCGCTTCAGCGATGAGAACAAGGCCAACATCCAGCCATTCACATATTATCCCTTTGGCCTGGGACAACGCAACTGCATTG gtTCCCGCTTTGCCCTGCTCGAGGCCAAGGCTGTCATTTACTATTTGTTGAAGGAATATCGCTTTGCTCCAGCCAAGAAATCCTGCATTCCCCTGCAGCTGGCCAGCAATGGCTTCCAGCTGACGCCCAAAGGTGGATTTTGGGTCAAATTTGTTCCGCGCAATTAA
- the LOC117898581 gene encoding DNA ligase 3: protein MLSLVKGKSHIRLLARLGSSIMGSKQTENEDNKLDTFRRVCDEIAAESSYLKKVDKLQNFFEKGTSGTGFEGDTLLWVQFLIPVANQRVYNLQNKALIKLFSRIFNANQQQMHLDLEQDGDVSETLRKHFADSTKLKPQKQSKLYLQEVERLLTQLEERTKEDEQTELLQELCKKATDLDLRTFIRLIKQDLRINARARHILDAFGPLAYPAYQSSRDLSAIVEQFADKGNKAWALSKVKQTKKIGLSGSGIQVMTPISPMLANACKSVEEAFKKSPGGLYGEVKYDGERVQIHKQGTEFKFFSRNLKPVMDHKIKALKDYIPRAFPGAGDMILDSEIILVDTETDAMLPFGTLGAHKKQTYANASVCLFVFDCILYDGDDLTQLEFHKRRKILEENIKPLKSHVQLSESQFLKTKNELAMMTAKVLHANLEGVVLKSPNGSYQPGKRNWLKVKKDYLFEGKMADTADLVVLGAWFGSGKKGGVLSIFLMGCYDERDHLWKTVTKVHSGLDDATNEEMHATLMKLTERADASKTPNWLLCKKSLVPDVLAKDPASMPVWEITGAEFTKSEAHTASGISIRFPRITRLRSDKTAKEANDLAHLEDLYEASKKSVNVDLLLANCDKGALDAEKTPKKIKPDANARSSSNKKLKRSPIESDDDEKAGRAPTKTKRKIPKLESISPSQKGLKDYFKSSKTEVKTEIKQEEKPSGSKQVESQLFAGLLAQFEMNRELNKVKDEFVRHGGSLTTDTKKADLVFYDNDAEKALDFDKLRSLYRRSCRHLNVRWLQSSIEHQSRQPYPLYAVLLKRC from the exons ATGTTGAGTCTGGTAAAGGGGAAGAGTCATATTCGGTTGTTAGCTCGtcttggcagcagcatcatggGCAGCAAGCAGACGGAGAATGAGGACAATAAATTGGACACATTTCGGCGCGTTTGTGATGAAATAGCGGCAGAGTCAAGCTACCTAAAGAAAGTGGACAAACTACAGAATTTCTTTGAAAAGGGCACCAGTGGCACTGGCTTCGAGGGCGACACATTGCTGTGGGTGCAGTTTCTGATACCAGTAGCCAACCAGCGTGTCTACAATTTGCAGAACAAGGCGCTGATTAAGCTATTCTCAcgcatttttaatgccaaccagcagcaaatgcatcTCGATCTCGAGCAGG ATGGTGACGTGTCCGAGACTCTACGCAAGCATTTTGCTGACTCAACCAAACTCAAACCgcagaagcaaagcaaactttATTTGCAGGAAGTGGAGAGGCTGCTCACCCAGCTCGAGGAGCGCACCAAAGAGGATGAACAAACGGAACTTTTGCAGGAGCTGTGCAAGAAGGCAACCGACTTGGACTTGCGCACCTTCATTCGACTGATTAAACAGGATCTGCGCATTAATGCACGCGCCAGACACATTCTGGATGCCTTTGGCCCACTCGCTTATCCCGCGTATCAATCGTCTCGCGATCTGTCAGCCATTGTGGAACAGTTTGCGGACAAAGGAAACAAGGCCTGGGCGCTCAGCAAAGTGAAGCAGACTAAGAAAATTGGATTGAGCGGCAGTGGGATTCAAGTAATGACTCCAATATCGCCCATGCTGGCCAACGCCTGCAAATCTGTGGAGGAAGCGTTCAAGAAGAGTCCCGGCGGGCTGTACGGTGAAGTCAAATACGATGGCGAGCGCGTGCAAATCCACAAGCAAGGCACCGAATTCAAGTTCTTTAGTCGCAACCTGAAGCCAGTGATGGACCACAAAATCAAAGCTCTAAAGGACTATATACCGCGAGCCTTTCCCGGCGCGGGGGATATGATTCTCGACTCTGAGATTATACTGGTGGACACAGAGACGGATGCCATGCTGCCCTTTGGCACTTTGGGTGCGCACAAGAAGCAGACGTACGCTAATGCTTCggtttgtctgtttgtcttcGATTGCATACTCTACGATGGAGACGACTTGACGCAGCT TGAGTTCCATAAACGTCGCAAGATACTCGAGGAGAACATCAAGCCCTTGAAATCGCACGTGCAGCTGTCCGAGTCTCAGTTTCTGAAGACCAAGAACGAGCTGGCCATGATGACGGCCAAGGTTTTGCATGCCAATCTGGAGGGTGTGGTGCTGAAGAGTCCCAATGGCAGCTACCAGCCGGGCAAGCGCAACTGGCTGAAGGTGAAAAAGGATTACCTCTTCGAGGGTAAAATGGCAGACACAGCGGATCTCGTGGTGCTGGGCGCGTGGTTTGGCTCCGGGAAGAAGGGCGGCGTGCTCAGCATCTTTCTGATGGGTTGCTACGATGAGCGCGATCATCTGTGGAAAACTGTGACGAAGGTGCACTCTGGCCTGGACGATGCCACCAACGAGGAGATGCATGCCACACTGATGAAGCTAACGGAGCGTGCCGATGCCAGTAAAACACCCAATTGGCTGCTGTGCAAAAAGTCACTGGTGCCCGATGTCCTGGCCAAGGATCCGGCAAGCATGCCAGTGTGGGAGATAACTGGCGCTGAGTTTACCAAATCCGAGGCACACACAGCGTCCGGCATCTCCATACGCTTTCCCAGAATAACACGTTTGCGTAGCGATAAAACAGCGAAGGAAGCGAATGATTTGGCCCATTTGGAGGACCTGTACGAAGCCTCCAAGAAGAGCGTCAAtgtggatctgctgctggccaattgTGATAAGGGTGCGCTCGATGCGGAAAAGACGCCAAAAAAGATAAAGCCAGACGCCAATGCCCGTTCAAGCAGTAACAAAAAGCTAAAGAGATCCCCCATTGAATCGGACGATGACGAGAAGGCAGGTCGGGCGCCAACGAAGACCAAACGCAAGATACCAAAGCTAGAAAGTATTTCACCATCACAAAAGGGCCTCAAAGATTATTTCAAATCCAGCAAAACAGAAgtaaaaactgaaataaaacAGGAGGAAAAGCCATCGGGTTCCAAGCAAGTGGAGAGCCAGTTATTTGCGGGTCTGTTGGCTCAATTTGAGATGAATCGCGAACTGAATAAAGTTAAAGATGAATTTGTGAGGCACGGCGGTTCGCTCACAACGGATACAAAAAAAGCCGATTTGGTTTTCTACGATAACGATGCAGAAAAGGCTTTGGATTTCGACAAACTGAG GTCTCTTTACCGCCGCAGCTGTCGTCATCTCAATGTGCGCTGGCTCCAATCATCCATTGAGCATCAGAGTCGGCAGCCCTATCCACTTTATGCTGTATTGCTGAAGCGTTGCtga
- the LOC117898585 gene encoding saccharopine dehydrogenase-like oxidoreductase has translation MAAKKLDAIIFGATGFTGKYTVLEAVSVLKGLTWGIAGRNQEKLQSVLKEMSAKSKTDLSQTPIIIADVNNEASLLEMAQRCRIVVNTAGPYRFFGENVVKACIESGTHHVDVSGEPQYMESIQLKYNDLARERGVYVISACGFDSIPADLGVVFVEKNFDGVVNSVENFVHFGVKGGTKGTGSASLNTGTWESAIHAIANRSESIAIRRKLFPDRLPKFHPELKPRAPLSIANEVGKVILPFPETDRSVVMRSQRYLYENEKKRPIQMQAYMLYPSRLVAGVVVFFAAVIGILAKFSFGRQLLLKYPSFFSGGMASRDGPSEARMERSFFRMTMKATGWPKSQKLAESTDQYSTLPSKTLTVQITGPNPGYGSTCVALLSTAKTILNESDKMPSTGGVLPPGAAFSKTSLISELEKHEHGIKYEIVANK, from the coding sequence ATGGCAGCTAAGAAATTGGATGCCATTATTTTTGGTGCCACCGGTTTTACCGGCAAATACACCGTTCTGGAAGCTGTGTCCGTTCTCAAGGGGCTGACCTGGGGCATTGCCGGGCGTAACCAGGAAAAACTACAGTCGGTGCTTAAGGAAATGAGTGCAAAGTCCAAGACAGATCTTTCGCAGACACCCATCATCATAGCCGATGTGAACAATGAGGCGTCACTTTTGGAAATGGCACAGCGTTGCCGCATTGTGGTGAACACTGCCGGGCCGTATCGCTTTTTTGGTGAAAATGTGGTAAAAGCCTGTATTGAGTCAGGCACACATCACGTCGACGTTAGCGGTGAGCCTCAGTATATGGAATCCATACAGCTGAAGTACAACGATCTTGCCAGGGAGCGTGGAGTGTACGTAATCAGCGCCTGTGGCTTCGATTCCATTCCCGCCGACTTGGGCGTTGTCTTCGTAGAGAAGAACTTTGACGGAGTTGTTAATTCGGTGGAGAATTTCGTCCATTTTGGAGTCAAGGGCGGTACCAAAGGTACGGGCAGCGCTTCCCTCAACACTGGCACTTGGGAGAGTGCCATTCACGCCATCGCGAACAGGAGCGAGTCAATCGCGATACGCAGGAAGCTCTTCCCAGACCGTCTGCCTAAATTCCATCCCGAGCTGAAGCCACGAGCGCCACTATCCATTGCGAATGAGGTGGGTAAGGTAATCCTGCCCTTTCCGGAGACGGATCGATCGGTGGTGATGCGTTCGCAGCGCTACCTTTACGAGAATGAGAAGAAACGTCCGATCCAGATGCAAGCCTACATGTTGTATCCCTCGCGGTTGGTCGCTGGCGTTGTTGTCTTCTTCGCTGCTGTTATTGGAATCTTGGCCAAGTTTTCCTTTGGtcgtcagctgctgctcaagtaTCCAAGCTTCTTTTCCGGCGGTATGGCATCTCGGGACGGTCCTAGCGAGGCGCGCATGGAGCGTTCGTTCTTTAGAATGACAATGAAAGCCACAGGATGGCCCAAATCACAGAAGCTGGCCGAAAGCACAGACCAGTACTCCACATTACCCTCCAAAACCTTAACAGTACAAATAACTGGTCCTAACCCTGGCTACGGTTCCACCTGTGTCGCCTTGTTGTCCACGGCAAAGACCATTCTGAATGAGAGCGATAAAATGCCCAGCACAGGCGGAGTCCTGCCACCAGGAGCCGCATTTTCCAAGACAAGCCTTATCAGCGAGTTGGAGAAGCACGAACATGGTATTAAGTACGAGATTGTAGCCAACAAGTaa
- the LOC117898588 gene encoding saccharopine dehydrogenase-like oxidoreductase, whose translation MEAKKLDAIIFGATGFTGKYTVLEAVSVLKGLSWGIAGRNQEKLQSVLKEMSAKTKTDLSQTPIIIADVNNEASLLEMAQRCRIVVNTAGPYRFFGENVVKACIESGTHHVDVSGEPQYMESIQLKYNDLARERGVYVISACGFDSIPADLGVVFVEKNFDGVVNSVENFVHFGVKGGTKGTGSASVNTGTWESAIHAIANRSESIAIRRKLFPDRLPKFHPELKPRAALSIANEVGKVILPFPEPDLPVVMRSQRYLYENEKKRPVQMQAYMLYPSRWVAGVVVFLAAVIGILAKFSLGRQLLLKYPSFFSGGMASRDGPSEARMERTFFRMTMKATGWPKSQKLVESSTPLSKTLTVQITGPNPAYGSACVALLSTAKTILNESDKMPSTGGVLPPGAAFSKTSLISELEKHEHGIKYEIVANK comes from the coding sequence ATGGAAGCTAAGAAATTGGATGCCATTATTTTTGGTGCCACCGGTTTTACCGGCAAATACACCGTCCTGGAAGCTGTGTCCGTTCTCAAGGGACTGAGCTGGGGCATCGCTGGACGTAACCAGGAAAAACTTCAGTCGGTGCTTAAGGAAATGAGTGCAAAGACCAAGACAGATCTTTCGCAGACACCCATCATCATAGCCGATGTGAACAATGAGGCGTCACTTTTGGAAATGGCACAGCGTTGCCGCATTGTGGTGAACACTGCCGGGCCGTATCGCTTTTTTGGTGAAAATGTGGTAAAAGCCTGTATTGAGTCAGGCACACATCACGTCGACGTTAGCGGTGAGCCTCAGTATATGGAATCCATACAGCTGAAGTACAACGATCTTGCCAGGGAGCGTGGAGTGTACGTAATCAGCGCCTGTGGCTTCGATTCCATTCCCGCCGACTTGGGCGTTGTCTTCGTAGAGAAGAACTTTGATGGAGTTGTTAACTCGGTGGAGAATTTCGTCCATTTTGGAGTCAAGGGCGGTACCAAAGGTACGGGCAGCGCTTCCGTCAACACTGGCACTTGGGAGAGTGCCATTCACGCCATCGCGAACAGGAGCGAGTCAATCGCGATACGCAGGAAGCTTTTCCCAGACCGTCTGCCCAAATTCCATCCCGAGCTGAAGCCACGAGCGGCACTATCCATTGCGAATGAGGTGGGTAAAGTGATCCTGCCCTTCCCGGAACCGGACCTACCTGTGGTGATGCGTTCGCAGCGCTACCTTTACGAGAATGAGAAGAAACGTCCGGTTCAGATGCAAGCCTACATGTTGTATCCCTCGCGGTGGGTCGCTGGCGTTGTTGTTTTCTTAGCTGCTGTTATTGGAATCTTGGCCAAGTTTTCGTTAGGtcgtcagctgctgctcaaataTCCAAGCTTCTTTTCCGGCGGTATGGCATCTCGGGACGGTCCTAGCGAGGCGCGCATGGAGCGCACGTTCTTTAGGATGACAATGAAAGCCACCGGATGGCCCAAATCACAGAAGCTGGTCGAAAGCTCCACACCACTCTCCAAAACCTTAACAGTACAAATAACGGGTCCTAACCCTGCCTACGGTTCCGCCTGTGTCGCCTTGTTGTCCACGGCAAAGACCATTCTGAATGAGAGCGATAAAATGCCCAGCACAGGCGGAGTCCTGCCACCAGGAGCCGCATTTTCCAAGACAAGCCTTATCAGCGAGTTGGAGAAGCACGAACATGGTATTAAGTACGAGATTGTAGCCAACAAGTAA
- the LOC117898587 gene encoding palmitoyltransferase ZDHHC6, translating to MNAEISGFRRFIHWGPITALSIIKCITLTTLYMNSMWWPPNESFAGFAHQALFLMLSTLATFNYVMATLTGPGLLPRQWQPKEPKDTEHLQYCKTCDGYKAPRSHHCRKCNRCVKKMDHHCPWINHCVGWANHAYFSYFLLFSILGSMQATVILCGSFYRGIYRYYYLTHGLVHLASVQFTVVSIILCITGMGLAIGVVIGLGMLLFIQLKTIVANQTGIEIWIVEKAQYRRYANGEEVDSFIYPYDLGWRLNLKQVFNDECQKLGDGIEWPVAQGCDQYTLTREQLAQKEEKRARTRTYKCHSPVTGRWLPVCSQGWSVCMGAPCTDEPRIRLQPGDIIKVTRFRKHWLFGERELTKQELRGDKKHQRRGHTRGWFPRQSAVELIEVHECGGDPGSDNLTENGTCNGGHAQLKQQQRNGHAKKYM from the exons atgaatgcTGAAATATCCGGCTTTCGCCGATTTATACATTGGGGCCCAATCACAGCCCTGA GCATTATCAAGTGCATAACGCTGACAACGCTCTACATGAACTCGATGTGGTGGCCGCCAAATGAATCATTCGCTGGCTTTGCCCATCAGGCCTTGTTCCTAATGCTCTCCACACTGGCGACATTCAATTACGTCATGGCCACACTTACAGGTCCCGGCCTATTGCCCAGACAGTGGCAGCCAAAg GAGCCCAAGGACACAGAGCACCTGCAGTACTGCAAGACGTGCGATGGCTACAAAGCTCCACGCTCCCATCACTGTCGCAAGT GCAACCGCTGCGTCAAGAAGATGGATCATCACTGCCCGTGGATCAACCATTGTGTCGGCTGGGCCAATCATGCCTACTTCTCGTATTTCCTGCTCTTCTCCATATTGGGCAGCATGCAGGCCACTGTCATCCTGTGCGGATCGTTTTATCGTGGAATTTATCGCTACTATTATCTGACCCATGGACTGGTGCACCTGGCCAGCGTACAGTTCACAGTGGTCAGCATCATACTGTGCATCACAGGCATGGGCCTGGCCATTGGCGTGGTCATTGGCCTGGGCATGCTGCTGTTCATTCAACTAAAGACGATTGTCGCCAATCAGACGGGCATTGAAATCTGGATAGTCGAGAAGGCACAGTACCGCCGCTATGCGAATGGCGAGGAAGTGGACAGTTTTATCTATCCATACGATCTGGGCTGGCGGCTCAATCTGAAGCAGGTGTTCAATGACGAATGCCAAAAACTCGGCGACGGCATCGAGTGGCCCGTGGCACAGGGCTGTGATCAGTACACATTGACA CGAGAGCAGCTGGCGCAAAAGGAGGAAAAGCGAGCCCGGACACGTACCTACAAGTGTCATAGTCCCGTTACGGGTCGCTGGCTGCCCGTTTGTTCACAGGGTTGGAGCGTATGCATGGGTGCTCCCTGCACGGATGAACCGCGTATACGCCTGCAGCCAGGTGACATAATTAAGGTGACGCGCTTTCGCAAGCATTGGCTCTTTGGCGAGCGGGAACTCACCAAGCAGGAGCTACGCGGTGACAAAAAGCATCAGCGTAGGGGTCATACTCGTGGCTGGTTTCCACGTCAAAGCGCTGTCGAGCTTATCGAGGTACATGAGTGCGGCGGAGATCCTGGCAGCGACAATCTGACCGAGAACGGAACATGCAACGGAGGACATGCTCAActaaagcaacagcaacgcaaTGGACACGCCAAGAAGTATATGTAA
- the LOC117898584 gene encoding xaa-Pro dipeptidase: MAAFQMGTGYAVPMSLFKNNRDRVCKALLQQLQKNLKFDSGNLLVLLEGGKDKSLYNTDVDYVFRQESYFQYLFGAKEPGCYGILTINVRTGGVASVLFVPRLPEEYSTWMGELLTPAEFKAMYEVDEVYYLDELTDYLEKAAPKLILTLSGTNSDSGLTMQPPEFDGKEKYVTDCDLLYPILSECRVIKSAEEIEVLRYVAKVSSDAHIRVMKFIRPGKMEFEGESLFLHHAYSVGGCRHASYTCICGSGTNSSILHYGHAGAPNSRPIQDGEMCLFDMGANYCGYAADITCTFPANGKFTDDQKFIYNAVLDARNAVAETARDGVSWVDMHKLAGKVLLQRLKAGGMLQGDVDEMLEAGLSAVFQPHGLGHLIGLDVHDVGGYLPTEPKRPNEPWLSKLRFARVLRAGMYVTIEPGCYFIKRLMDGALANPELSKFINVDVFNRFRNFGGVRIEDDVLITQNGIENFAIVPRTVEEIEATMSSD; the protein is encoded by the coding sequence ATGGCCGCCTTTCAAATGGGAACGGGCTACGCAGTGCCCATGAGCCTGTTTAAAAACAATAGAGATCGCGTTTGCAAAGCTCTGTTGCAACAGCTTCAGAAGAACCTCAAGTTTGACTCGGGCAacctgcttgtgctgctggaGGGAGGCAAGGATAAGAGTTTGTACAACACCGACGTGGACTATGTGTTCCGACAGGAGTCATATTTCCAGTATCTGTTTGGAGCCAAGGAGCCCGGCTGCTACGGCATCCTCACAATTAACGTACGGACGGGAGGTGTCGCCAGTGTTCTCTTTGTGCCGCGCCTACCCGAGGAGTACAGTACTTGGATGGGCGAGCTGCTTACACCAGCTGAATTTAAGGCCATGTACGAAGTGGACGAGGTCTACTATCTGGATGAACTCACTGACTATCTGGAGAAGGCAGCACCCAAGCTGATACTTACGCTCAGTGGCACCAACAGCGATAGCGGCCTCACCATGCAGCCACCCGAGTTCGATGGCAAGGAAAAATATGTGACCGACTGCGACCTACTCTATCCCATATTGTCCGAATGCAGAGTCATCAAGTCTGCCGAGGAGATCGAAGTTCTGCGCTATGTGGCCAAGGTCTCGTCGGATGCCCACATTAGGGTCATGAAGTTTATACGCCCTGGCAAGATGGAGTTCGAGGGGGAATCACTGTTCCTCCATCACGCCTATTCCGTGGGTGGTTGCCGTCATGCCTCCTACACATGCAtctgcggcagtggcaccaATTCGTCAATTTTGCATTATGGCCATGCCGGCGCCCCCAACAGCCGACCCATTCAGGATGGTGAAATGTGCTTGTTTGACATGGGAGCCAACTATTGCGGCTATGCGGCAGACATTACCTGCACTTTCCCGGCCAACGGCAAGTTCACGGATGACCAGAAGTTCATTTACAACGCTGTGCTGGATGCTCGCAACGCCGTGGCCGAAACAGCACGCGATGGCGTGTCGTGGGTGGACATGCACAAGCTGGCGGGCAAGGTATTGCTGCAACGTCTCAAGGCGGGTGGCATGCTTCAGGGCGATGTCGATGAAATGCTCGAAGCTGGACTCTCCGCTGTCTTTCAGCCGCACGGCCTGGGTCACCTGATTGGCCTGGATGTGCACGATGTGGGCGGCTATTTGCCCACTGAACCAAAGCGTCCGAATGAGCCGTGGCTGAGCAAGTTGCGCTTCGCTCGTGTCCTCCGGGCTGGCATGTACGTTACCATTGAGCCGGGCTGCTACTTCATCAAGCGACTGATGGACGGCGCTCTGGCCAATCCAGAACTAAGTAAATTTATCAATGTGGATGTCTTCAATCGTTTCCGCAACTTTGGCGGTGTCCGCATCGAGGATGATGTTCTCATTACCCAGAATGGCATCGAGAATTTTGCAATTGTTCCAAGGACCGTTGAGGAAATCGAGGCAACCATGAGCTCCGACTAG